CCGGTTTTCCCAGATATTCGGCAAGCTCTTTCTCCAGCTGCTCATGTATATCAAGCGTGCCGTTGAGAAAGCGGCTACCCACGCATCCCGTGCCGTATTTCTGGGTTGCCATTATGGCGGCATTTTTCAGCCTCTGGTCGGTGGCGAGGCCGAGGTAACTGTTTGAGCCCATCATTATCATGCGGCGGCCCTCGCATGTCACCACGGCATTCTGCCCGGATTCCACAGTGTGGAAATAGGGATAAAGCCCGGCCTTCTGCACCTCGCGGGCTATGGTGAAATTTTTAACCTTATCAAAAAGTTCCATTCGTATCTCCTCCGGCATTTGTTATGTCACGGCTTCCATGTAAATTAAACAATAAACAAATTTTTCCGTCAAGACAATGCATAGCGAAGCCTGAATTAAAGCCAACCCTGATCCTCATACCATTTCAATGTAAGGGCGGCGCCTCTCTTCAGATCATAGGCGGGATGGAAATCCAGCCCCCTGAGCATGCGCTCCGTATTAACAATCCAGTGCCCGGCTGTTATCTCTCTCACTTTCTGCGGATTGAGAAGAGCGGTTTTGCGGGTGAAAAATCCGGTCACTGCAAAAAATGCCCCTGCCAGTTTCAAAAAAGGAGAAGGCACGCGCAGGACACGGCATTTTTTATCTGCCGCTGCTGCAATAGCACTGACGAAACTTTCCTGCGTTTGCGGCTCCGGGTGAGCGAGAAAAAAAGTGTCGTTCACGCATGTAGAGAACAGGGCTTTCTCTATTCCCGCGCAAACGTCCTTCACATTTATAAAATTAAGGAACCTTTCGCCCGACGGCAGAAAGGCCAGACCATTCTTCACCATTTTGAAAGTGACAAAAAGATCCCTGTCTCCGGGGCCGTAAACAGCCGCAGGGCGTAAGATGAGATAGGGTAGGGAGGATTCCCTGACCAGTTTCTCAGCGAGGGCCTTGCTTTTCCCGTAGTCCGACACGGGGCGGGGCTCGTCGCTTTCTTCCGCCGGACGGTTCAACCCGGCAGGCCCTGACACCGCCTGGGACGAAATAAATATGAATTTTTTCAGGGTTTTTATTTTCTTCGCTTTATTGAGCAGGGCCAAGGTACCCGCCGTATTAACCTCATAATATGTTTTTGAAGGAGCCCGCACCACGGCGGCGTTATGTATTATGACCTCGGCTTCGGGCAGGTCCGGGAGTTCTTCCCGTATATCACCGTAAACCGGAAAAACATTTTCACCCTTTATG
The genomic region above belongs to Candidatus Omnitrophota bacterium and contains:
- a CDS encoding NAD(P)-dependent oxidoreductase, which encodes MKIFLTGATGFIGKNLVEHLKGHELFCLVRSRKKFESIKGENVFPVYGDIREELPDLPEAEVIIHNAAVVRAPSKTYYEVNTAGTLALLNKAKKIKTLKKFIFISSQAVSGPAGLNRPAEESDEPRPVSDYGKSKALAEKLVRESSLPYLILRPAAVYGPGDRDLFVTFKMVKNGLAFLPSGERFLNFINVKDVCAGIEKALFSTCVNDTFFLAHPEPQTQESFVSAIAAAADKKCRVLRVPSPFLKLAGAFFAVTGFFTRKTALLNPQKVREITAGHWIVNTERMLRGLDFHPAYDLKRGAALTLKWYEDQGWL